The Thermococcus peptonophilus genomic sequence GCCGTCAGGGAAGCGTTTTATCTCGACGTCAATAATCTCAGCACCAGCATTCCTGAGCTCATCCTCGAAGTGCTTTCCGCCGCTACCCAGAAGGAACATCCAACCACCCCCTTTGCCGGATTCCTGTCGAATTTACTCCTTATAAACCCACCGTCATACCAGGAGGACGGCAATAACCCCCGCCAAGAACACACCATCGAAAGTGCCCGCTCCACCTATGCTAACCATTGGAGCACCGAGGTACTTCAGCTTCCCCCAGTTCATTATGTCCGCTCCAAGGAGGGCACCAAGGGTTCCGCTGACGTAGGCAACCAGGGTTGGGTTTCCATCCCCAAGCAGCCACCCGAGGAGGACTGCAACGAGAGGTGGTACAATTGAAGGCATTGCTATGCCTACACCCCTAACTGGTACAGAGACCGCGTTGCATATGAGCGCCGCTATCAGGACTGCAAGGGTGGTGTTGAAGAGTAGGTCGTACTGTCCCAGCATTGCAATTCGAATAAGCTCGTAGAGGACTATGCTCAGCGGAACCAGCGCACCGCCGACGTTTATCGAGATTATCATTCTCCGCTCTTCCATCTCAAAGTACGGAATTGGGTAAAGGAATCCAAAGAAGCTGACTTCTCTCAATTTGATAACGGGTTCATAAGCTCTCTCCTCTGCTATCGGGATGTTTATGAAGCTCCCAATGAGGGCAAAGATGAACATCGTAAGGGCCACTCCTAGCGGGAGTCCCAGCCTCTGGAACGCAACGAGAACTGCCCCAGAGAAGAAAGCAAACACAACTACCAGAAAGAGGCCGAGGAGCAGGAGAACAGGCCAGCGGAGGGCTGGGAAAAAGAGGGCTAATCTTTGAGGACCACGTTTGCCCATATCTGGACCCCCTTGGCCATCTCAACTTCCTTCGGCTTCTCAAACTTCTCAGCGTTCTTAAAGACCCACGCGTAGAGCGGTTTTCCATTGGAATATTCCTTCAAGAATTCAGGCTTGGCTCGGTGCTTATCAAAGTACTCTGCAAGCTCCTCTGGAGAAAAAGGCCCCAGAACGTCTACGAGCTCTGCCTTTCCTATGGCCTTCCCATTGCTTATGATGAGCACCTCTCCTCTTATCTTCGTCCTAGACTTTCGTATCTCCCACACCTTCTCGCCCTCAACGATGAGGGTCGCGTATGGCTCCCTAACTATCAGTCCTTTCTTCTTCTCAGTCATCATGCTGAACTACCCGTAACCCTTAATAAAGCCAACGCCAAGTAAACTTTAAGTTCATCCTATCGAAACTTCCCGAGGAGGTCATGCCGATGAAGACCATATGGTACGGTCATTCCTGCTTCTGGATAGAGACGAAGGGAGTGAAGTTCCTCATAGACCCGTATCCGGAGGTTGACGACGACAGGATAGGTGACGTGGACTACATCCTGATAACCCACGAGCACACGGACCATTATGGAAAAGTCGAACTGCTCTCAAGGCTCAGGGATGCAACTGTCATAGGGCCGAAGCAGGTGTACCTTATGGCGGTAGCCGAGGGCGTCACCAAGGCGAGGGAGATTGACTCCGGGCAGACAATAGAGCTCGAAAACGGCGTCAAGGTTACTGCAATCTACGTTGAGCATCCTTCAAGCCAATACCCTCTCGGTTACATAATTGAGGGCGACAAAACGGTTTTTCACCCGGGTGACACGTACTCAACGCCCGCCTTCCAGAGGCTGAGGGGGAAGATTGACGTCCTCCTAGTGCCGATCAGCGGCCGTTCCACAGCAAACGAGAGAGAAGCAGCGCAGATAATCGAGGACATCAGGCCCAGAATAGTCATACCAATGCACTACGGAGTTTACAACGATGAAGATCCGTCGAAGCTTGAGAGCGAGCTGAGAAAGAGAAGGATATGGGTTCGCTTTATAGAGCCAGAGCTGTACAAGGAAATCGAGGTTTGAGGGAACTCCATGCTCTCAACGGGCACCAAGAGCCTGGACAGTCTTCTCGGGGGCGGGTTCGCTCCCGGGGTCTTAACCCAGGTTTATGGACCTTATGCGAGCGGTAAGACGACCCTGGCCCTGCAGACCGGCCTGCTTAGTGGAAAAAAAGTAGCATATGTCGATACTGAGGGCGGTTTTTCTCCCGAAAGACTTGCCCAGATGGCCGAGATAAGAGGGTTAAACCCCGAAGAGGCCCTCTCAAGGTTCATTCTGTTCACCCCTTCAGATTTCAAGGAGCAGAGGCGCGTCATAGGTTCTCTGAAAAAGACCGTGGACAGCAACTTTGCACTTGTCGTCGTTGATTCAATAACCGCTCACTATAGAGCAGAGGAAAACAGAAGCGGTCTGATAGCGGAGCTGAGCAGACAGCTTCAGGTTCTCCTGTGGATAGCCCGGAAGCACAACATACCGGTAATAGTCATTAACCAGGTTCACTTCGACAGCAGAACCGAGATGACAAAGCCCGTCGCCGAGCAGACCCTTGGCTACCGCTGTAAGGACATCCTCCGCCTCGATAGACTGCCAAAGCCAGGACTAAGGGTGGCAGTTCTTGAGAGGCACCGCTTCAGACCCGAAGAGCTTATGGCATATTTCAGGATAACGGAGAAGGGGATAGAGGACGTTGAGTGAAAATGTCCCTGCGCCCTGTTCCATAGCAAGGAATTACTGATTTTTTGTAATGTTCAAAATCAGTAAGGAAAACTTCAAGAGGCTAACAACGTAAGATAAAAGGCTGAAAAAAAGGCGCAAAAGCTGGAAATCAAGACTCTGCCCTAAATCCTCTCAAATACCTCCTGCGTTATCCTGAGCACGGCCCTGTAGAGCTTCTCACTGATGATGCCCTCTTCGTAGTGCTCCTTGAGCTCCTCCTGGTCGATTATCTCCTTCTTGCCGTCTGGCCACTTAACTATATCAACTTCGAGGTCAACGTAGCGAGCCCCGTCAGGATATATCTCAACGGGCGTGTTTATGTTGTAGTACTCACCCTTCAGGTTGCCGTTCTTGTCGTAATACCTGTGCACGAACCACCACTTTCCAGCTTCGAGCTCGGTTATGGCATAATCTCCAAACTCAATCGGAAGCTCAAGGCCGTCGTAGAACTTGCCCGGCTTGAGGTGTCTCTTTATTGTGACCCTGAGCGGGTTGTGGGAGACCTCCAAGACCTCTCCAGGCCCTATCCTGATCCTCTGCCCATCGGGCTTGACGTGCTCAAGGGTGAAGAGCCAGCCCTTCTTAGGCCCCTTGTTCTCCACGAGCGCCTCCCAGAAGCCCTGGTTCACCTTGACTCTCTGACCGGGAACCTTTGAGAGTATTCCCTCGGCTATCTCAACGGCAAAGCCAAGCTCCGGGTCTTTGGCCTTGAGCTGGTGGTGGCCCTCAACAGTTGGAACGACCTTGTTCCTTATCTCGTCGAGCTTTCTCTTCGCCCCGCCGCCGAACTCCACTTCATAGATGTTCCTGCCCTCAATTATCAGTGATGGGGCGAAGTATGTGTCAGCCTTTGCTAGCCTGTCAGCGAGCTTAGAGAGCCTCACAATCTCGTCCCTGAGAAGGTTCCAGTCCTTATAGGCGGCTGCAGTCCTCCAGAGAACTCCCCACCTGCCGAGGTCTATGCTGAGGCCCAGAATCCTGAGCCTCTCACGCTCCTGGTTGTCCCTTATCTTCCTCGATATCTTGACGTGTCTCTGTGCCCCTATGGGCTTCGGTATGAGGACGGCATAGTCACCCGGTATGGTGAGAGTAGTGCTCAGGTGTGGCAGAAAGTTGTGCTTCTTGACCTGAACGAGTATTTCATCTCCCTCAACTGCATTCGGAAGTTCCTTCCTTGAGAGGGTTCCTATCGCACTCCCAAGGTCAACATAAACGTACTTCCCATCGACTTTCACAACAAGCCCCTTGTAGATGCCGTAGAGCTGGTACGGGAGTCTTCTAAAAAAGACGTCAATGAGCTCTTCTTCAAGAACCTTCTTGGCCTCTTCAACGGCATCCCCCACGAGCACAACCCCGTGTCTGTCCTTCTTATCGTAGATGTCAACGTCGAAGTCATCGTAGGTCTTCTCGAGGCCGAAGCGCTCGACGATCTTGTTGCTCGGCTGGCTGATGCCGAAGCCCCTGTCGAGGAAGAGCTTCGTCAGGGCAGTGCTGTATATCCCCCTAATCCTGACTGTAGGCCTTGTGTCTGTAGACACTTTCACCACCCCTATCCTTTTTCTCGATTACCCCAATGAGCGCGAGTCCCTCAAGTATCTCGCCGGCCTCTCTCACTCCGCTGGCCTTCTCAACGTTTCTCGCCTCGACCCAGAGCAGGCCTTTTGCGTGCCACTCCCTCAAGGCCTGCTCGACCCTGTGAACGTCCGAGGAGTGAACATAAAGTCTGTAAAGGAACCTCTTAAGGGTCTCAAGCTGACTCCCAATTGCCTTGGTTTTCCGGAGCTCCTCAAGTATGCTGACTGGAACCTTTTTTTGGTTTTCGCCCAGGATCGTCAGACTTTCAACCTCGGCAGAAAGCTCACTCAGGGCCTTCCGGATGGCATAATCATAGAGCCTGTGGAACTGAACCAGCCTGTCTAAAGCGGCCTTAAGCCTCGCTCTGCCTTCATAGTCGTCCCGCCCCAGAAGAGACATCACTTCTTCAAGGCGAAACTTCATCTGGTGCTCGTTCTTGTAAAGTTCCTTCGCGAGCTCTTCGACCCTTCCCCCGATCGCGGAAAGCTCCTTGTAGATGTGAGAAGCCAGTTCAAGCTTTTTGGACGAGAGCGAGTGAAGCTCCCTCACAACCTCTGCAAGCTCCTCTTCCGGTTCATATAGCCTTGAGAAGGCATCCTCGAAGGATGAATGAATCCCCTCAAAATCGCCGAGCCTAGCCTTCAGTTCCTCAACGTCCATCGGCACCCCCTAACTCTAAGTTGCAACTACCACTACTTTTACTTTTCCATCGGAAAGACACAAGTCTGGGAAACATAATCGCTTAACCGAAACCCTTTTTTAAGCTCATCCATAATACAGATGGGTGAATGGAGTGCTCTACGACCGCTTCGGCAGGCCAGTAACGAACCTCAGGATTTCGCTCACGCAGGAGTGCAACTACCGCTGCTTCTTCTGCCACCGGGAAGGCCAGAGGTTTCTGGCGAAAAACGAGCTTACTCCCGAGGAAATAGAGCGCCTCGTCAGGATCGCTTCAAGGCTCGGAATACGAAAGGTCAAACTGACAGGCGGCGAGCCAACGGTAAGGGAAGATATAATTGAAATCGTGAGGAGAATAAAGCCCTACGTCATCGACCTCAGCATGACGACCAATGGGAGCAGGCTGAAGGAACTGGCGAAGCCTCTAGCCAAGGCTGGCCTCGACAGGGTAAACGTATCCCTCCACAGCCTAAAGCCAGAAGTTTACAAGAGGATAACCGGCGTTGGTGGGCTTGAGGTCGTTCTTGAGGGCATTGAGGAGGCCGTGAAGTACCTCTCTCCCGTGAAGCTTAACATGACAGTCATGAAGGGCCTGAACGATGGCGAAATCTGGGACATGGTAAACTTCGCGGCGAAGACTGGAACGATTCTTCAGTTAATAGAGCTTGAGGCTCCAAGGGAGATGACTGAGACGCCCTTTTTTAGGAAGTACTTCTACCCTCTCAAGCCCGTTGAAGAGAAGCTGGAAAAGCTCGCAGTTGAAACAAGGGAAAGGCGGATGCACAGGAGGAAGAAATATTTCATTCCAACTGAGTACGGCATAGCCGAGGTGGAAGTTGTTCGCGCAATGCACAACACTGTCTTCTGCGCCAACTGTACGAGACTGAGAGTAACTTCAAACGGCAAGTTCAAGACCTGCCTGCTGAGGAACAATGACCTCATAGACTTTGTTTCCACCATGAGAAAGGGGGCTAGCGACAATGAAATAGTAGAGATTTTCAAAAAGGCCGTTCTCATGAGGGAGCCGTACTGGAAATGATGCCCCCACTAGAACTCTTTATAGAGAACAAAAAGTCAAGGTTGGACAAGGTTTTTAGGGAGGACGTAGATAACAAAATTGGAGGCTAACAATGCTCAACCCGATTGATTTTAAGGGCTTCATAGCGGGATGGTTGCTACTTCTCGGAGCACTCATTAGCATATACTGGGCGTTGTACTACTACAAAAAAGTCCCAGGACCGTGGAAGAGCCTCGCCAGAAGAACTCTCATCTCGCTTCTGCTCTTTGGCTTGGGCTCCGTGAGTGCAATTATAGACTCACTAACCCCAAGGCCCCTCTGGTTTTTGATGGTAATATTCTACACCCTTTCATATATTGCTATTTTATCCACAATATTCCTGAGTTTAAGAGCAGCAGCAACTAGTATTGAGAAACCGGGAGGGGTTAAAGAACGAAGCACAGCTTCAAAAACTCCAGAAAGAAATGAGACCAGAGAAAAAGAGCTTCCCCTACATAGTGGATACTCAATTCGCAAAGAACCATCTCCCCAGTTATTCTACCTGCTCAAGAAAGTCTCCAAGGGGCTGATAGTCGTCAGCAGAAAATCCCGCGAAGAGTGGATCGAGAAGTTTGGAGTTCACCCTGACGAGTTCCTATGGTTATCAAGGGCAGACGTTGAGAACTCCATTGACCCCTCAAAACTCCACGTTATCCAGGGGAAGGTTCTCCAGTTCATGGAGCAGCGTGGATCAGTCGTTGTGTACTTTGATGGACTGGAGTATCTAACCCTCTACAACGACTTCCCCTCAGTGGCCAAGTTTCTCTTCGCAGTCAAGGACATGGTAATGATTAAAAACTCACTCATGCTCATCCACATTCCAGAGGGCATCTTCGACAAAAAACAGGAGATTATACTGCTCAGGGAGTTTGAAGAGATAGAAGAAGATGAACTCATAAAAAAGCTCAGTCAGGTTTTACCCCCTGACAAAACCGACGAACTGGCATTGTTTGGCGTCATTTCCCCAACAACAAAGGAACGGGAGGCCGAAGATGCTGGCGATAAAAGTCCCGAAGAGGGAAGCCGAGTCAATAAAGAGGAAGCTCAAAAAGCTCAAACTCTACGACGGGAAGAGACGACCGAAGAGGGAAAATGATTTCATTCTACTTCCGGTCATAGATGATCCGCGTGCTTACGAGTTGGGATACGATGTTCTGCCCGTAGAACTTCCCCTGAGACCTGAGAGACAGATATACAAAAACCTTGAGAGCGTTCTAGCGGAGAGGCTAACGACTGAGGAGCTGAAGTACCTGAGGCGCTATGATGTTATCGGGGATATAGCAGTCATCCAAATCCCTCCCGAGCTTGAGCACAGGGCAGATGACATCGTCTGGGGGCTGAGGAAAGTCCACCCGTTCATCAGAGTCGTTGCAAAAAAGGGCTTCCACGAGGGGGCGTTCAGAATAAGAGACTACTCTATAATCTGGGGCGAGAAGAGACTGACAACTGCCCACAAAGAGAACGGCGTAGAGATAAAGGTAGATCTGAGCAGGGCCTTCTTCAACCCGAGGATGAAGGGCGAGCGGTACAGGTTAGCTCAACTCGTAAAAGACGGCGAACGGGTTCTGATACCCTTCGCTGGAGTCCTGCCATATGCCCTCGTGATAGCCCACTATAGGAAAGTCAAAATCACGGCCGTTGAGCTGAACGAAGAGGCCTACCGGCTGGGGCTGGAGAACATCGAGCTGAACAGGAAGAGACTAAAGGGAGAGATAGAGTTCATACACGGCGATGCCTTCGAGGTTCTTCCAAAGTTACCTACATTTGACAGAGTGATAAGCCCAACACCAAGGGGCGTTGATGCCCTAGCCCTAACCCTCAGCAAAGCAGAAAGGTGGCTCCACTACTACGACTTTGTCCATGAGGAGAAAATACCGGAGTTCAGGGAGAGAATCGTCGATGAGTGCAGAAAACAGGGAAAAGAGTGCAGGGTCAGGATAAAGAAGGTCAGCGACTTCAAGCCGCATGTGTTCAAGGTTTGTGCCGATATTGAATTAAAAGGTGAGGAGTAGAGAGGTTTTCACTTCTTCAGGAAGTCGAACAGTGTTGCCTGCTTGCCCTTTTTGGGCTTCTCCTTCTCGGACTTTTCTCCCTTTCCCACGGCCTCTACTTCTTCCTCGGCCTCCTCAAGATCCTCCTCGGTTAGCTCCTCTTCCTTGACTTCTTCAAGTTCTTCTTCAGCTTCTTCGGCTTCTATGGCTTCCTCCTTGGCCTCTTCCACCTTTCTTTCGGCTTCCCTCGCCCTCGCCTCAAGCTCGCCCTCCTTCTTCAGCTTCTTCTCGATATTCATACTCTTAGCCCATATCGTCTTCGCCTTCTCCTTGTCCCCGGTTATGAACTCAACTTCTTTCTCGCTGAGGTCGAGGAAGACGACGAAGTGGGCCGCCAAATCCGGGTTGTTCTCGAAGATAACCCTGAGGTAGCGGAGGGTTTCTATTGCCTCGGGCTTTGCCATGTGCATCTCGCTCATTATCTTCTTGATTATTGAATCTCTTAGCGAGCGCTCCTCCTTGCTCTCAGTGAGGAGCTTTATCGTCTTAGGCGGATAGATTTTAACGAAGCCCTTCTTCTTGACGCCGGCAACGGCAACCCCAGCCGTCATCATGTCGGTTGCGTACTTCCAGAGGCCGTAGTTCCCAGTCCTCTGAGCTCTGCCAAGGTATATATCAGCTCTGCTGATGGCTTCATACGCTCTGGCTATGTCCTCGGGCTTGTAGTAGACGTAGGGCACGTTCTCATCTATCCACTGGAGGAGTTCGTTTGGAAACATATCCACGCCAAGCACCGCCATCTTTGCCCTCTTGGCGTTGTCCGTTGCGAACAGCTGGGCCAGCGCCTGGAAAACACTTTTCTCAGTATCGCGGTAAGCCAGGACTTCAACGGCGTCCTCGACTCCACCAGTAACGACGGTCTGGAGGTCGTTTATTGCCGCCCTCAGATCGCCGTTCGCCCTCTTGGCTATCTCGTATAAGACTTCCTTTGGGACGTTCTTCCCTTCGCGCTTGAGTATTCTCACGAGGGCCTTTATTATGTCCCTCTGCGTCAGCCTCTTGTACTCGACTATCTGCGCCCTGTTGCGTATCTCTCTGGGGACTTCCCAGTAGTGGTTGGCGCTCATTATTATCGGGTTTCTTGCCTTGTCGATGAGCTTCGCTATCTCCCGTGCCCCAGAGGGCTCAATGTTGTCGGCCTCATCAAGGAATATCAGCTTCCTCCTCTTTCCGAGGATGTCCATGGTATATGCGGCCTGAACGTAGCGCTCTATCTTCTCATACGTCCTCTCGTCACTCGCGTTGAGCTCGATGACCTCGAAGCCGTACTCATGGGCTAAAGCATAGACAGTCGTCGTTTTGCCCGTTCCCGGCGGTCCCGCAAGGATCAGCGCTTTCTTCTTCGGCGGGTTTCCATGGAGCCAGGCTTCAACCCACGCCCTAACCTGCTCTATGGCCTTGTTCTGGTTCACTATCTCGCTGAGCTTCCTCGGCCGGTATTTTTCAATCCACGGGACTTCCGTCATAGGGATCACTTACCCATAATCGTGAACTGGGCAAGGAGAGCCTCGAGCTGTATCATCTCGTTGGCCCCCTCAACAAGGCGGAAGTTGTACTCTCCTATCTTGTCGGCCAGAGCAACCTTCTTGTCCTCCGGAATAGGGAGGTTGAATACCTCCTTGTGCATCTGGATGAGGACATCTTCACCGCTGAGGCCCTGCCTTAACAGGATATCCCTGAGCTTCTCTCTCGCCTTCAGGAAGTTGCCCTCCAGAGCTAAGGTCATCATCTCGCGCACATCCTCAGGCCTCGCCCTGCTGGCAACGAGGAAGACGTTCTCGTCGGTTATCCTTGTGTCGAGGGCGGCAGCAGCCTGAAGAACGTTGATTGCCCTCCTAAGGTCTCCCTCAGCGACGTAGAGTATCGCCTGTAGGCCTTCCTCGGTGAGCTCGAGACCCTCGTTTTCAGCTATGTACTTGATGCGCTTCGCTATGTCCTCGTCGCGGAGCGGCCTGAAGCGGAAGATGGCGCACCTCGACTGTATGGGTTCGATGATCTTTGAGGAGTAGTTACAGCTCAGAATAAAGCGGACGTTGTTCGAGAACATCTCCATCGTCCTTCTGAGGGCCTGCTGAGCGTCCTGTGTGAGGGCATCTGCCTCGTCAAGGAATATTATCTTGAAGCTCGCGCCGCCTATCGGCTTCGTTCTCGCGAACTCCTTCACCTTCTCCCTGATGACGTTTATGCCACGCTCATCCGACGCATTCAGCTCTAGGAAGTTGTGCCTCCAGTTCTCGCCAAAGAGCTCTCTGGCTAACGCCAGAGCGGCCGTAGTCTTCCCGACACCAGGGGGGCCTGCGAATAGAAGGTGCGGCATCGAGCCGGTTTTAACGTAGTGCTTCAACCTCTTGACTATGTGATCCTGACCGACTATATCGTCGAGCCTTTGCGGCCTATACTCCTCAACCCACGGCTTTTCAAGAATCTTAACTTCTTTCACTTCCTCTGGCATGGATTCCACCTAAACGTTTATGAGCACTCGGAGTTTAAGGCTTTTGCCATGGATCCTCTTGAACACGCTTCCATACCGACGCTTCTGTACCTTGCCCTGTCTCCGACTCCGGATATAGTTGGGATAGTTATTCTTGTAGCTGGAGCCGTCTTTCCAGATCTCGACGCCCTATCAAGGGAGCATCGATCCTATCTTCACTCCCTTTTGGCTTTTTTGCCTGCCTTCCTAACTGGCTGGTACTTCGGTGGTTACCCTTACCTATTTGT encodes the following:
- a CDS encoding DUF1614 domain-containing protein, yielding MGKRGPQRLALFFPALRWPVLLLLGLFLVVVFAFFSGAVLVAFQRLGLPLGVALTMFIFALIGSFINIPIAEERAYEPVIKLREVSFFGFLYPIPYFEMEERRMIISINVGGALVPLSIVLYELIRIAMLGQYDLLFNTTLAVLIAALICNAVSVPVRGVGIAMPSIVPPLVAVLLGWLLGDGNPTLVAYVSGTLGALLGADIMNWGKLKYLGAPMVSIGGAGTFDGVFLAGVIAVLLV
- a CDS encoding ASCH domain-containing protein, translated to MMTEKKKGLIVREPYATLIVEGEKVWEIRKSRTKIRGEVLIISNGKAIGKAELVDVLGPFSPEELAEYFDKHRAKPEFLKEYSNGKPLYAWVFKNAEKFEKPKEVEMAKGVQIWANVVLKD
- a CDS encoding MBL fold metallo-hydrolase; translation: MKTIWYGHSCFWIETKGVKFLIDPYPEVDDDRIGDVDYILITHEHTDHYGKVELLSRLRDATVIGPKQVYLMAVAEGVTKAREIDSGQTIELENGVKVTAIYVEHPSSQYPLGYIIEGDKTVFHPGDTYSTPAFQRLRGKIDVLLVPISGRSTANEREAAQIIEDIRPRIVIPMHYGVYNDEDPSKLESELRKRRIWVRFIEPELYKEIEV
- the radB gene encoding DNA repair and recombination protein RadB, producing the protein MLSTGTKSLDSLLGGGFAPGVLTQVYGPYASGKTTLALQTGLLSGKKVAYVDTEGGFSPERLAQMAEIRGLNPEEALSRFILFTPSDFKEQRRVIGSLKKTVDSNFALVVVDSITAHYRAEENRSGLIAELSRQLQVLLWIARKHNIPVIVINQVHFDSRTEMTKPVAEQTLGYRCKDILRLDRLPKPGLRVAVLERHRFRPEELMAYFRITEKGIEDVE
- a CDS encoding DUF402 domain-containing protein encodes the protein MSTDTRPTVRIRGIYSTALTKLFLDRGFGISQPSNKIVERFGLEKTYDDFDVDIYDKKDRHGVVLVGDAVEEAKKVLEEELIDVFFRRLPYQLYGIYKGLVVKVDGKYVYVDLGSAIGTLSRKELPNAVEGDEILVQVKKHNFLPHLSTTLTIPGDYAVLIPKPIGAQRHVKISRKIRDNQERERLRILGLSIDLGRWGVLWRTAAAYKDWNLLRDEIVRLSKLADRLAKADTYFAPSLIIEGRNIYEVEFGGGAKRKLDEIRNKVVPTVEGHHQLKAKDPELGFAVEIAEGILSKVPGQRVKVNQGFWEALVENKGPKKGWLFTLEHVKPDGQRIRIGPGEVLEVSHNPLRVTIKRHLKPGKFYDGLELPIEFGDYAITELEAGKWWFVHRYYDKNGNLKGEYYNINTPVEIYPDGARYVDLEVDIVKWPDGKKEIIDQEELKEHYEEGIISEKLYRAVLRITQEVFERI
- the moaA gene encoding GTP 3',8-cyclase MoaA; amino-acid sequence: MLYDRFGRPVTNLRISLTQECNYRCFFCHREGQRFLAKNELTPEEIERLVRIASRLGIRKVKLTGGEPTVREDIIEIVRRIKPYVIDLSMTTNGSRLKELAKPLAKAGLDRVNVSLHSLKPEVYKRITGVGGLEVVLEGIEEAVKYLSPVKLNMTVMKGLNDGEIWDMVNFAAKTGTILQLIELEAPREMTETPFFRKYFYPLKPVEEKLEKLAVETRERRMHRRKKYFIPTEYGIAEVEVVRAMHNTVFCANCTRLRVTSNGKFKTCLLRNNDLIDFVSTMRKGASDNEIVEIFKKAVLMREPYWK
- a CDS encoding DUF835 domain-containing protein, encoding MLNPIDFKGFIAGWLLLLGALISIYWALYYYKKVPGPWKSLARRTLISLLLFGLGSVSAIIDSLTPRPLWFLMVIFYTLSYIAILSTIFLSLRAAATSIEKPGGVKERSTASKTPERNETREKELPLHSGYSIRKEPSPQLFYLLKKVSKGLIVVSRKSREEWIEKFGVHPDEFLWLSRADVENSIDPSKLHVIQGKVLQFMEQRGSVVVYFDGLEYLTLYNDFPSVAKFLFAVKDMVMIKNSLMLIHIPEGIFDKKQEIILLREFEEIEEDELIKKLSQVLPPDKTDELALFGVISPTTKEREAEDAGDKSPEEGSRVNKEEAQKAQTLRREETTEEGK
- the taw22 gene encoding tRNA (guanine(37)-N1)/4-demethylwyosine(37)-methyltransferase Taw22, giving the protein MLAIKVPKREAESIKRKLKKLKLYDGKRRPKRENDFILLPVIDDPRAYELGYDVLPVELPLRPERQIYKNLESVLAERLTTEELKYLRRYDVIGDIAVIQIPPELEHRADDIVWGLRKVHPFIRVVAKKGFHEGAFRIRDYSIIWGEKRLTTAHKENGVEIKVDLSRAFFNPRMKGERYRLAQLVKDGERVLIPFAGVLPYALVIAHYRKVKITAVELNEEAYRLGLENIELNRKRLKGEIEFIHGDAFEVLPKLPTFDRVISPTPRGVDALALTLSKAERWLHYYDFVHEEKIPEFRERIVDECRKQGKECRVRIKKVSDFKPHVFKVCADIELKGEE
- a CDS encoding replication factor C large subunit; this translates as MTEVPWIEKYRPRKLSEIVNQNKAIEQVRAWVEAWLHGNPPKKKALILAGPPGTGKTTTVYALAHEYGFEVIELNASDERTYEKIERYVQAAYTMDILGKRRKLIFLDEADNIEPSGAREIAKLIDKARNPIIMSANHYWEVPREIRNRAQIVEYKRLTQRDIIKALVRILKREGKNVPKEVLYEIAKRANGDLRAAINDLQTVVTGGVEDAVEVLAYRDTEKSVFQALAQLFATDNAKRAKMAVLGVDMFPNELLQWIDENVPYVYYKPEDIARAYEAISRADIYLGRAQRTGNYGLWKYATDMMTAGVAVAGVKKKGFVKIYPPKTIKLLTESKEERSLRDSIIKKIMSEMHMAKPEAIETLRYLRVIFENNPDLAAHFVVFLDLSEKEVEFITGDKEKAKTIWAKSMNIEKKLKKEGELEARAREAERKVEEAKEEAIEAEEAEEELEEVKEEELTEEDLEEAEEEVEAVGKGEKSEKEKPKKGKQATLFDFLKK
- a CDS encoding replication factor C small subunit, producing MPEEVKEVKILEKPWVEEYRPQRLDDIVGQDHIVKRLKHYVKTGSMPHLLFAGPPGVGKTTAALALARELFGENWRHNFLELNASDERGINVIREKVKEFARTKPIGGASFKIIFLDEADALTQDAQQALRRTMEMFSNNVRFILSCNYSSKIIEPIQSRCAIFRFRPLRDEDIAKRIKYIAENEGLELTEEGLQAILYVAEGDLRRAINVLQAAAALDTRITDENVFLVASRARPEDVREMMTLALEGNFLKAREKLRDILLRQGLSGEDVLIQMHKEVFNLPIPEDKKVALADKIGEYNFRLVEGANEMIQLEALLAQFTIMGK